In Oryza sativa Japonica Group chromosome 1, ASM3414082v1, the genomic stretch TTATTAGATTGGATAGATGATACTGAATTCACAAATAACATGAACTCTAATTATCTCTTTAAATACTTAGATTGGATAGATGGAATTCTTTATTGAtattgtaattttatattttattatgtttaggAATTAGTGCTCAAAGTTGCATATGATATTGTTGATATCCAAACTGACAAGTAATGGAGTAACATGTACTATTAATTGAGTCTATGTTTTTATGGCATGCCATTTCCATTTTTGTGCTGTTTTGCAGAGAAAAAGATAGCATCATATCTCAGTAAAATTGGCCAAAAGTTTCTTTGGGTGTATCGCTCGTATGGAACCTATGTGGCTTTCCTCACAATTCTTTTGACTCTCTACTTGGTGACTCCTAATTATATATCCTTTGGTTACCTTTTTTTCCTTCTGGTTTGGATAATTGGAAGGCAACTTGTCGAGAAGACAAAGAGACGGCTTTGGTTTCCACTAAAAGTATATGCCACTTTGGTTTTCATCTTTACATACTGCCTTAGTGTGTCACCCCTTTTTGCAGGGTTAGTCTCAAAATTTGTTAAACTATATCCTGATCTGGGATTTGATCCCGAGGCCTCGCTGTTGATGAATGTTTGGCAATCATTGGCTGTTCTAGTAGTAATGCAACTTTATAGCTATGAAAGACGGCAGAATAGTGACAAGAACTTTGGTGTATCTGATGCTTCTGAATCTGGGCTTCTGGGGTTCCTAAGGAGATTGTTAATTTGGCATAGTGAGAAGATATTATCAGTTACTGTGTTCTATGCTTGCCTATCATCAATCAGTTTATCTGGCCTAATTTATCTTTTAGGTCTCATTATGTTTTCCATTTTACCTAAAGTTTCTCGAATTCCTTCCAAGGTTTACCTTGTTTACACTGGTTTACTTGCTACATCAGAATACCTATTTCAAATGTTATGTGAACCTGCTCAAATGTGTCCTGGTCAGCAGTTCCATGGCTTGTCTGTCTTTCTTGGTTTGAAGCATTATGATGCTGGATTTTGGGGTGTCGAATATGGTCTTCGAGGAAAAGTTTTGGTAATCGTGGCTTGCACCATTCAGTATAATGTTTTCCATTGGTTGGATTTGATGCCAACATCTCTTTTACATGAGGGCAAATGGGAAGAACCTTGCCAGCTCTTTATCTCTGGTGATACATCTTCTAACGCTAGGGACAATAACAAGGATAGTCATTCATCAAATAGGTTTAGTTCATTGTTTTCAAAAGTTCAAGGTCTGATTGGTAGCAGCTCAAGTTCATCTCTGAGTTCAGGGAGCACTTGTCAGACATCAGAACCTGTCCAGAATGAGACAAGCGGCTCAGATGAGGGCAAAAGATACTCATTTTCAAAGATTTGGGGAATGTCAAAAGAAAGCCACAAGTGGGATAAGAGAAAGATTATTTCCTTGAGAAGAGAAAGATTTGAAACTCAGAAGACAACCTTTAAATGCTACATGAAATTCTGGATGGAAAATCTCTTTAAATTGCGAGGTCTTGAAATTAACATGATCGTGTTACTATTGGCCAGCTTTACATTGTTGAATGTTATATCAATTTTTTACATCACATGCCTCGTTGTATGTATTCTTATGAACAGAGATCTTATCCAGAAACTGTGGCCTCTTTTTGTTGTTCTCTTTGCTTCGGTCCTACTACTCGAGTACTTTGCTCTTTGGAAGGAAGGAATGCCCTGGTTACACAGTATCAATGACATTGAAGTTCATTGTCGCGAATGCTGGAAAAATTCAAGGATTTTCTTTGCATATTGCTCAAAATGTTGGCTGGGTATGTCCTTGTTTAATAGCTGAAATTTATGCCAATCTAACATGTATATTATTATTGTGCTTATCAATAACACTATCATGTGTATTATATGATGCAGGGTTAATAGCTGACGATCCTCGAATGCTCATTAGCTACTATATTGTCTTCATTTTTTCCTCTTTTAAGTTACGGTCCGATCGTTTCTCTGGTTTCTCAGACTCAGATACTTATCATCAGATGATGTCACAAAGGAAAAATGCATTAGTTTGGAGGGACCTCTCATTGGAAACAAAAAGTTTCTGGACTTTTCTTGATTATATACGGCTTTATGCTTATTGCCATTTATTGGACATAGTTTTAGCATTAATTGCTATTACTGGTACGCTGGAGTATGATGTGCTGCACCTTGGTTATCTTGGATTTGCTTTGGTTTTCTTCAGAATGAGGCTTGAAATAttgaagagaaaaaataaaatattcaaGTATCTGCGGATGTATAATTTTGCGCTTATTGTTTTATCACTTGCTTATCAATCTCCTTATTTTGGGCAATTTAGCTCTGGCAAGTGTGACCAAATTGACTATATTTATGAAATTATTGGATTTTACAAGTATGATTATGGTTTTAAGATAACATCACGATCAGCTTTTGTTGAGATAGTGATCTTCTTATTGGTGTCAATTCAATCATACATCTTTAGTTCTGGTGAATTTGATTATGTATCAAGATACCTTGAGGCTGAACAAATTGGTGCGATGGTCCATGAGCAGGAGAAAAAAGCTTTGAAGAAAACTGAACAGCTCCAACATCTTCGAAGGTCCGAGGAGCAAAAACGTGAGCGGAACATGCAAGTGGAAAGGATGAAATCTGAGATGTACAATTTACAAAGTCAGCTTAATCGAATGAATTCCTTCACCCCAATCAACAATGCATCTCACAGTGAAGGCTTACGTCACAGGAGGAATACTAAGTTGTATACTGATATTGACACCCCGTTGCAAGATAGTGGGATTGGATCACCAAGAAAGGAGGATAAGACTGGTAGCACAGACTCATCCCAATCCTTTGAATTTTCTGTAGAAGATGCACAGAAGAGCTTGACAGATTTAATGTTCCGGACTCCATGTGATACTCCTAGGTCACCAATCAGGGGGACAAGTGAAGAATTTAAGGTGACTGATAATGCTAGGAACTCACTGGGTTCAACATCCGAGATCACTGAGGTCGAAGAAAATGAGGGCAAAGTGAATCATAATTTACTAAAACTGCAGTATGGAAGAGGGGCAGTTAAGGAAAACCCACTAAAATCTGCTGTGCAATTAATTGGTGATGGTGTCTCCCAAGTTCAGTCCTTTGGAAACCAGGCAGTTACAAATATTGTGAGCTTCTTGAACATTGATCCAGAAGAACCACATTCCAGTGATCATCCTGCAGAAGATGACATTTATGATATGGTAGAAAGTCAGAGGGAAACACATGATGGCCAGTTGTTAAGAACACATTCAGTTACCTCTGGAAATGGCACAAAATCGTCTGCAAACATGCCGATAGGTGTAATCTTTCGGTATATATGGTATCAGATGCGAAGTAATTATGATTATGTTTGCTATTGCTGTTTCGTTCTGGTTTTCTTGTGGAATTTTAGCTTGCTATCCATGGTTTACCTTGGAGCACTTTTCTTGTATGCTCTTTGTGTGAACTATGGGCCAAGTTACCTGTTTTGGGTCATTGTTCTGATCTACACTGAGCTGAACATTCTCTCACAATATATATACCAGATTGTCATTCAGCACTGTGGTTTGAACATACATATACCTCTTCTCCAGAGATTAGGTTTTCCGGATGATAAAATAAAGGCATCATTTGTTGTCAGCATATTGCCTCTCTTTCTGGTGTATATATCTACCCTCTTGCAGAGTTCCATAACGGCTAAAGATGGTGAATGGGTTCCTGTAACAGAGTTCAGCTTTCTAAGTGCAAGAAATAATGTAGAAGAGAAACAACGTATGCCTTACAATTGGAGAGATAGGCTAAAAAATATTCACTTGCCTGTAATGAATCTTATAAGGATGATTGGGAGAGGCATATCTAGATATTGGTTGTCACTAACACAAGGGGCAGAATCTCCTCCATATTTTGTGCAAGTTACAATGGAAGTAAACCATTGGCCAGAAGATGGAATTCAACCAGAAAGAATAGAGTCAGCAATAAACAGGGTCCTTGCTATAGCTCATGAAGAAAGATGTCAAGCCAACTCGCCTTCATCTTGCCATTCTTGTAGTCGGGTTCGGATTCAAAGTATTGAGCGAAGCAAAGAAAACTCTAGTATGGCTCTTGCTGTCCTAGAAGTTGTCTATGCTGCTCCCTTGGACTGCCAATCAGCAGGATGGTACAAATCACTCACTCCAGCTGCTGATGTAGAGAAGGAGATTCATGAATCACAAAAGGCAGGACTTTTTGAAGATGTAAATTTTCCTTACCCAGTAGTCTCTGTGATTGGCGGTGGTAAAAGGGAAATTGATCTTTATGCATATTATTTTGGTGCTGATTTGGCAGTATTCTTTCTTGTTGCCATGTTCTATCAATCTGTTCTTAAAAACAAAAGTGAATTTCTGGAAGTTTACCAGCTGGAGGATCAGTTTCCCAAAGAGTTTGTTTTCATCCTAATGGTGAGCTCCCTATTCCATTGGATTTGTTATGTTTCACTTACATGCTAATTATTTGTTTTTCTAATATATGCTATGTATAAGTTATTGGAACTATTGGTGATTATTCTACCAATTATTCTGCAGATTCTCTTTTTCTTGATTGTGGTTGATCGCATCATATATCTGTGGTCATTTGCCACAGGAAAAGTCATTTTCTATCTTTTCAACCTAGTGCTTTTCACATACTCTGTCACTGAATATGCTTGGGGAATGGAGCTAGTGCACAGAAATGTTGGAGGATTTGTTCTACGTGCAATCTATCTTACAAAGTCGATTTCCTTGGCACTTCAAGCTTTACAGATTAGATATGGTATTCCCAACAAGAGTAACTTGTATCGACAGTTTTTGACAAGCAAAGTTACACAAGTAAATTATTTTGGTTTCCGGCTTTACCGTGCTCTGCCCTTCTTGTATGAGCTGCGGTGTGTGCTTGATTGGTCATGTACAACTACATCATTAACAATGTATGATTGGCTTAAGGTACATCTATACTTGATCTTCCCCAAACTATCATggttgtttcaaaatattttgccaTATTACCATATAGGTCTGCACGTTGAAATTTAAGCTGAAGGCCTGAATCCATTGTATACTGTGAGTCTGTGAGTGAATCACAGCTAGTGAATTTTGATTTGGTGCTAGTAGAAGATTGAATACGTCGAGTGGCAGATTCATCACCACCATTAGCTTCttttatatactacctccattccataatataagagattttaggtggatgtgacacatcctaatactatgaatcttgGCATActctatgtccagattcgtagtaccatgatgtgtcatatccacccaaaatcccttatattatgggacggagggagtagtagacaTTTATCAGGTCTGTAGCATatatattagcttttttttaaatatcACTTCATTTTTAAAGCATTGCTCCTTTAGTTTGTCCACATCCATTATTAGTACCTAGTTCTGTATGTAGACTTCTTAAGTTGTATGTGCATTCTTTCATACATGTTAGCTAATATTCCCATAACCCAAATCTATGTCGGGTGTCCAATAGTAATTATTCCTCTTAGTGAAATAAACCTATCAACTCACtattcttttgaaaaacttgTCAAATACGAAAAGTTGATATTATTTGTGCATCGCAtccttgcaaaagaaaaaaaaaagccaaactcATAGTGCATCTCTACTTCTTTCAGTTGGTTGTTTCATGAAATtatttacatttatatttcttgttgttactatgtatttttttacacTAATTGTTTGTTTGCTTCGGTAAGGCAAATTTTCATAGCTTatgttttttccccttctcAGTTGGAGGATATATATGCAAGCTTGTTCCTTGTGAAATGCGATGCAATTTTAAACAGGGCAAATCACCAACAAGGGGAGAAGCAAACGAAAATGACAAAATTCTGCAGCGGGATATGCCTATTCTTTGTACTTATCTGTGTTATTTGGGCACCTATGTTGGTAGGTGAATGCCATCTatgttttatatttgcactaatttttgtTCTGCCATCCCACTTGTTTGCATCTGCAACTATtctggtaatttttttttcttgaatatgCAAGAGAGTTGcatatcatttcattaagaagaagAGAAATCGGGGGAACTGGGAGGGGagccccctcccctcaccaAGACCCCACAGGCCTAGGCCTTTACAAACTCAAGAACCTGAAACCGACCTTATCCTTGCGGAGCTAGCGACCTATCTAAGAACATTTACTTGGGTCACACAAAACCACATTTACTTCTGCATTGTCAGCATCTTTTGGTAGGTTATGTGTTTATCCACCTGTGGGAGTCTAATCTTTAATTAGCATGCATGTGAAGCTGCTGCGCTTTCTTCTGTTTCCAGTTAGTTGTTACCACTATATATTTCTAGAAAGGAAGCTAACTTTTCTTCTTACTGCCATATTTCATTTTTGCATGATGCCATGATTCACGGGGGAatacctgcaggctgcagctactGAATTATGACTGCATGTGTCACTGTCTAGATTTTAGATTGGTGTGTCATGGTCTACCGTATACGGACCAAATAATTTAGTTTGGTTTGTCACATATCTTTCTCATAAGGACCCTACCATTCAAGCAAGTTCCCATTCATCCTCTTTTTTCTGCTTTAGTTACCAATTACGAAATTATATTAACAGAAACATTTTCCATAGCAAAATGTGAATGGCATGCCTTTTTCTGCTTACATAAAACCTAACATGCATCCACTGTGCAACCATGGACCTTTATGGGACATCATGGCATTAATGATGTTATTCCATATTTAGCCTTTCtcatttcaatattttttagcaGGCCCCACATTTTATTAGCTTTTGCAAGGTCTAAAgccatttatttttc encodes the following:
- the LOC9271287 gene encoding piezo-type mechanosensitive ion channel homolog isoform X1, which translates into the protein MAWRTGGCAGRCLLPLVLLAASLLDWSLISLVNMIFFFAIRFVAPRRGFRAWRLYLLFWCTIVYSVLASLAQVTFHLIWCIEGEGWVVAHSWWAKLVGFARSQPGESPSVIYFLVVQLSAAVLALVEVFGSRLYQDSCCLNFSFGIEQIGYHLRVACCFLLPAVQLVVSISHPSWISLPFFVFSCIGVVDWSLTSNFLGLFRWWRLLEIYSVFIILLLYVYQLPVKFPYVVLAFADFIGLFKISSNSEWPEVSSGISLLFYYFMLSSAKQDIQDMDSLMSLENDSLAEELLPSRNVFLVRQSRSGRRHANVLLRGSVFRTFSINFFTYGFPVLLLALSLWSFNFTSICAFGLLAYVGYILYAFPSLFEMHRLNGSLLVFILLWAASTYIFNVAFTFFNKRFQKDMMIWETIGLWHYSIPGLFLLAQFCLGVFVALCNLVNNSVFVYTTTEGGASSSDDHLIDEKEDTMVLIVATLAWGLRKLSRAITLMLLFLLVVKPGFIHAVYMCFFLVFLLNHSIKKGLRQILVLFCEAHFSILYILQLDLVSSALERSGSLTMEVLSQLGLSNKSTTKDFMKIGSIVCFCAVHSHGFKMLFALSAVLRHTPSTPVGFTILKAGLNKSVLLSVYNSQNSRNGQADRSTHEKKIASYLSKIGQKFLWVYRSYGTYVAFLTILLTLYLVTPNYISFGYLFFLLVWIIGRQLVEKTKRRLWFPLKVYATLVFIFTYCLSVSPLFAGLVSKFVKLYPDLGFDPEASLLMNVWQSLAVLVVMQLYSYERRQNSDKNFGVSDASESGLLGFLRRLLIWHSEKILSVTVFYACLSSISLSGLIYLLGLIMFSILPKVSRIPSKVYLVYTGLLATSEYLFQMLCEPAQMCPGQQFHGLSVFLGLKHYDAGFWGVEYGLRGKVLVIVACTIQYNVFHWLDLMPTSLLHEGKWEEPCQLFISGDTSSNARDNNKDSHSSNRFSSLFSKVQGLIGSSSSSSLSSGSTCQTSEPVQNETSGSDEGKRYSFSKIWGMSKESHKWDKRKIISLRRERFETQKTTFKCYMKFWMENLFKLRGLEINMIVLLLASFTLLNVISIFYITCLVVCILMNRDLIQKLWPLFVVLFASVLLLEYFALWKEGMPWLHSINDIEVHCRECWKNSRIFFAYCSKCWLGLIADDPRMLISYYIVFIFSSFKLRSDRFSGFSDSDTYHQMMSQRKNALVWRDLSLETKSFWTFLDYIRLYAYCHLLDIVLALIAITGTLEYDVLHLGYLGFALVFFRMRLEILKRKNKIFKYLRMYNFALIVLSLAYQSPYFGQFSSGKCDQIDYIYEIIGFYKYDYGFKITSRSAFVEIVIFLLVSIQSYIFSSGEFDYVSRYLEAEQIGAMVHEQEKKALKKTEQLQHLRRSEEQKRERNMQVERMKSEMYNLQSQLNRMNSFTPINNASHSEGLRHRRNTKLYTDIDTPLQDSGIGSPRKEDKTGSTDSSQSFEFSVEDAQKSLTDLMFRTPCDTPRSPIRGTSEEFKVTDNARNSLGSTSEITEVEENEGKVNHNLLKLQYGRGAVKENPLKSAVQLIGDGVSQVQSFGNQAVTNIVSFLNIDPEEPHSSDHPAEDDIYDMVESQRETHDGQLLRTHSVTSGNGTKSSANMPIGVIFRYIWYQMRSNYDYVCYCCFVLVFLWNFSLLSMVYLGALFLYALCVNYGPSYLFWVIVLIYTELNILSQYIYQIVIQHCGLNIHIPLLQRLGFPDDKIKASFVVSILPLFLVYISTLLQSSITAKDGEWVPVTEFSFLSARNNVEEKQRMPYNWRDRLKNIHLPVMNLIRMIGRGISRYWLSLTQGAESPPYFVQVTMEVNHWPEDGIQPERIESAINRVLAIAHEERCQANSPSSCHSCSRVRIQSIERSKENSSMALAVLEVVYAAPLDCQSAGWYKSLTPAADVEKEIHESQKAGLFEDVNFPYPVVSVIGGGKREIDLYAYYFGADLAVFFLVAMFYQSVLKNKSEFLEVYQLEDQFPKEFVFILMILFFLIVVDRIIYLWSFATGKVIFYLFNLVLFTYSVTEYAWGMELVHRNVGGFVLRAIYLTKSISLALQALQIRYGIPNKSNLYRQFLTSKVTQVNYFGFRLYRALPFLYELRCVLDWSCTTTSLTMYDWLKLEDIYASLFLVKCDAILNRANHQQGEKQTKMTKFCSGICLFFVLICVIWAPMLIYSSGNPTNIANPIIDVSVKIDIKALGGRLTFFKTTVCEKIPWKHMRAYDDVDPLDYLGGYNVEDIQLICCQPDASTMWLIPAPVQTRFIQSLEETEMIFGNMELILNWDFLRARPKGKELVKYESPVDRSPSVDDVKRVLNGTINSFRITDAYPRYFRVTGSGEVRRLEASIDSVSGELLLNNGTPPWWSFYDTNPSDLAGCQGLNGPMAIVVSEETPQGIIGETLSKFSIWSLYITFVLAVARFIRLQCSDLRMRIPYENLPSCDRLLDICEGIYAARAEGELEVEEVLYWTLVNIYRSPHMLLEYTKPD
- the LOC9271287 gene encoding piezo-type mechanosensitive ion channel homolog isoform X2, producing the protein MAWRTGGCAGRCLLPLVLLAASLLDWSLISLVNMIFFFAIRFVAPRRGFRAWRLYLLFWCTIVYSVLASLAQVTFHLIWCIEGEGWVVAHSWWAKLVGFARSQPGESPSVIYFLVVQLSAAVLALVEVFGSRLYQDSCCLNFSFGIEQIGYHLRVACCFLLPAVQLVVSISHPSWISLPFFVFSCIGVVDWSLTSNFLGLFRWWRLLEIYSVFIILLLYVYQLPVKFPYVVLAFADFIGLFKISSNSEWPEVSSGISLLFYYFMLSSAKQDIQDMDSLMSLENDSLAEELLPSRNVFLVRQSRSGRRHANVLLRGSVFRTFSINFFTYGFPVLLLALSLWSFNFTSICAFGLLAYVGYILYAFPSLFEMHRLNGSLLVFILLWAASTYIFNVAFTFFNKRFQKDMMIWETIGLWHYSIPGLFLLAQFCLGVFVALCNLVNNSVFVYTTTEGGASSSDDHLIDEKEDTMVLIVATLAWGLRKLSRAITLMLLFLLVVKPGFIHAVYMCFFLVFLLNHSIKKGLRQILVLFCEAHFSILYILQLDLVSSALERSGSLTMEAGLNKSVLLSVYNSQNSRNGQADRSTHEKKIASYLSKIGQKFLWVYRSYGTYVAFLTILLTLYLVTPNYISFGYLFFLLVWIIGRQLVEKTKRRLWFPLKVYATLVFIFTYCLSVSPLFAGLVSKFVKLYPDLGFDPEASLLMNVWQSLAVLVVMQLYSYERRQNSDKNFGVSDASESGLLGFLRRLLIWHSEKILSVTVFYACLSSISLSGLIYLLGLIMFSILPKVSRIPSKVYLVYTGLLATSEYLFQMLCEPAQMCPGQQFHGLSVFLGLKHYDAGFWGVEYGLRGKVLVIVACTIQYNVFHWLDLMPTSLLHEGKWEEPCQLFISGDTSSNARDNNKDSHSSNRFSSLFSKVQGLIGSSSSSSLSSGSTCQTSEPVQNETSGSDEGKRYSFSKIWGMSKESHKWDKRKIISLRRERFETQKTTFKCYMKFWMENLFKLRGLEINMIVLLLASFTLLNVISIFYITCLVVCILMNRDLIQKLWPLFVVLFASVLLLEYFALWKEGMPWLHSINDIEVHCRECWKNSRIFFAYCSKCWLGLIADDPRMLISYYIVFIFSSFKLRSDRFSGFSDSDTYHQMMSQRKNALVWRDLSLETKSFWTFLDYIRLYAYCHLLDIVLALIAITGTLEYDVLHLGYLGFALVFFRMRLEILKRKNKIFKYLRMYNFALIVLSLAYQSPYFGQFSSGKCDQIDYIYEIIGFYKYDYGFKITSRSAFVEIVIFLLVSIQSYIFSSGEFDYVSRYLEAEQIGAMVHEQEKKALKKTEQLQHLRRSEEQKRERNMQVERMKSEMYNLQSQLNRMNSFTPINNASHSEGLRHRRNTKLYTDIDTPLQDSGIGSPRKEDKTGSTDSSQSFEFSVEDAQKSLTDLMFRTPCDTPRSPIRGTSEEFKVTDNARNSLGSTSEITEVEENEGKVNHNLLKLQYGRGAVKENPLKSAVQLIGDGVSQVQSFGNQAVTNIVSFLNIDPEEPHSSDHPAEDDIYDMVESQRETHDGQLLRTHSVTSGNGTKSSANMPIGVIFRYIWYQMRSNYDYVCYCCFVLVFLWNFSLLSMVYLGALFLYALCVNYGPSYLFWVIVLIYTELNILSQYIYQIVIQHCGLNIHIPLLQRLGFPDDKIKASFVVSILPLFLVYISTLLQSSITAKDGEWVPVTEFSFLSARNNVEEKQRMPYNWRDRLKNIHLPVMNLIRMIGRGISRYWLSLTQGAESPPYFVQVTMEVNHWPEDGIQPERIESAINRVLAIAHEERCQANSPSSCHSCSRVRIQSIERSKENSSMALAVLEVVYAAPLDCQSAGWYKSLTPAADVEKEIHESQKAGLFEDVNFPYPVVSVIGGGKREIDLYAYYFGADLAVFFLVAMFYQSVLKNKSEFLEVYQLEDQFPKEFVFILMILFFLIVVDRIIYLWSFATGKVIFYLFNLVLFTYSVTEYAWGMELVHRNVGGFVLRAIYLTKSISLALQALQIRYGIPNKSNLYRQFLTSKVTQVNYFGFRLYRALPFLYELRCVLDWSCTTTSLTMYDWLKLEDIYASLFLVKCDAILNRANHQQGEKQTKMTKFCSGICLFFVLICVIWAPMLIYSSGNPTNIANPIIDVSVKIDIKALGGRLTFFKTTVCEKIPWKHMRAYDDVDPLDYLGGYNVEDIQLICCQPDASTMWLIPAPVQTRFIQSLEETEMIFGNMELILNWDFLRARPKGKELVKYESPVDRSPSVDDVKRVLNGTINSFRITDAYPRYFRVTGSGEVRRLEASIDSVSGELLLNNGTPPWWSFYDTNPSDLAGCQGLNGPMAIVVSEETPQGIIGETLSKFSIWSLYITFVLAVARFIRLQCSDLRMRIPYENLPSCDRLLDICEGIYAARAEGELEVEEVLYWTLVNIYRSPHMLLEYTKPD
- the LOC9271287 gene encoding piezo-type mechanosensitive ion channel homolog isoform X3, which encodes MDSLMSLENDSLAEELLPSRNVFLVRQSRSGRRHANVLLRGSVFRTFSINFFTYGFPVLLLALSLWSFNFTSICAFGLLAYVGYILYAFPSLFEMHRLNGSLLVFILLWAASTYIFNVAFTFFNKRFQKDMMIWETIGLWHYSIPGLFLLAQFCLGVFVALCNLVNNSVFVYTTTEGGASSSDDHLIDEKEDTMVLIVATLAWGLRKLSRAITLMLLFLLVVKPGFIHAVYMCFFLVFLLNHSIKKGLRQILVLFCEAHFSILYILQLDLVSSALERSGSLTMEVLSQLGLSNKSTTKDFMKIGSIVCFCAVHSHGFKMLFALSAVLRHTPSTPVGFTILKAGLNKSVLLSVYNSQNSRNGQADRSTHEKKIASYLSKIGQKFLWVYRSYGTYVAFLTILLTLYLVTPNYISFGYLFFLLVWIIGRQLVEKTKRRLWFPLKVYATLVFIFTYCLSVSPLFAGLVSKFVKLYPDLGFDPEASLLMNVWQSLAVLVVMQLYSYERRQNSDKNFGVSDASESGLLGFLRRLLIWHSEKILSVTVFYACLSSISLSGLIYLLGLIMFSILPKVSRIPSKVYLVYTGLLATSEYLFQMLCEPAQMCPGQQFHGLSVFLGLKHYDAGFWGVEYGLRGKVLVIVACTIQYNVFHWLDLMPTSLLHEGKWEEPCQLFISGDTSSNARDNNKDSHSSNRFSSLFSKVQGLIGSSSSSSLSSGSTCQTSEPVQNETSGSDEGKRYSFSKIWGMSKESHKWDKRKIISLRRERFETQKTTFKCYMKFWMENLFKLRGLEINMIVLLLASFTLLNVISIFYITCLVVCILMNRDLIQKLWPLFVVLFASVLLLEYFALWKEGMPWLHSINDIEVHCRECWKNSRIFFAYCSKCWLGLIADDPRMLISYYIVFIFSSFKLRSDRFSGFSDSDTYHQMMSQRKNALVWRDLSLETKSFWTFLDYIRLYAYCHLLDIVLALIAITGTLEYDVLHLGYLGFALVFFRMRLEILKRKNKIFKYLRMYNFALIVLSLAYQSPYFGQFSSGKCDQIDYIYEIIGFYKYDYGFKITSRSAFVEIVIFLLVSIQSYIFSSGEFDYVSRYLEAEQIGAMVHEQEKKALKKTEQLQHLRRSEEQKRERNMQVERMKSEMYNLQSQLNRMNSFTPINNASHSEGLRHRRNTKLYTDIDTPLQDSGIGSPRKEDKTGSTDSSQSFEFSVEDAQKSLTDLMFRTPCDTPRSPIRGTSEEFKVTDNARNSLGSTSEITEVEENEGKVNHNLLKLQYGRGAVKENPLKSAVQLIGDGVSQVQSFGNQAVTNIVSFLNIDPEEPHSSDHPAEDDIYDMVESQRETHDGQLLRTHSVTSGNGTKSSANMPIGVIFRYIWYQMRSNYDYVCYCCFVLVFLWNFSLLSMVYLGALFLYALCVNYGPSYLFWVIVLIYTELNILSQYIYQIVIQHCGLNIHIPLLQRLGFPDDKIKASFVVSILPLFLVYISTLLQSSITAKDGEWVPVTEFSFLSARNNVEEKQRMPYNWRDRLKNIHLPVMNLIRMIGRGISRYWLSLTQGAESPPYFVQVTMEVNHWPEDGIQPERIESAINRVLAIAHEERCQANSPSSCHSCSRVRIQSIERSKENSSMALAVLEVVYAAPLDCQSAGWYKSLTPAADVEKEIHESQKAGLFEDVNFPYPVVSVIGGGKREIDLYAYYFGADLAVFFLVAMFYQSVLKNKSEFLEVYQLEDQFPKEFVFILMILFFLIVVDRIIYLWSFATGKVIFYLFNLVLFTYSVTEYAWGMELVHRNVGGFVLRAIYLTKSISLALQALQIRYGIPNKSNLYRQFLTSKVTQVNYFGFRLYRALPFLYELRCVLDWSCTTTSLTMYDWLKLEDIYASLFLVKCDAILNRANHQQGEKQTKMTKFCSGICLFFVLICVIWAPMLIYSSGNPTNIANPIIDVSVKIDIKALGGRLTFFKTTVCEKIPWKHMRAYDDVDPLDYLGGYNVEDIQLICCQPDASTMWLIPAPVQTRFIQSLEETEMIFGNMELILNWDFLRARPKGKELVKYESPVDRSPSVDDVKRVLNGTINSFRITDAYPRYFRVTGSGEVRRLEASIDSVSGELLLNNGTPPWWSFYDTNPSDLAGCQGLNGPMAIVVSEETPQGIIGETLSKFSIWSLYITFVLAVARFIRLQCSDLRMRIPYENLPSCDRLLDICEGIYAARAEGELEVEEVLYWTLVNIYRSPHMLLEYTKPD